GAGGTGGCGCCAAAGAACATCATCATGATCGGCCCGACCGGTGTGGGCAAGACTGAGATCGCCCGCCGTCTCGCCAAGCTGGTTGATGCGCCGTTCATCAAGGTAGAGGCCAGCAAATACACTGAGGTGGGCTACGTCGGACGCGACGTCGAATCGATGGTGCGAGATCTGACCGAGCTGGCGGTAAGCATGGTAAAAGAAGAAAAGACCAAGACCGTCCAGGAGCGGGCGAGGGAGCTGGCGGAAGAGCGGCTCCTGGACCTGCTGTTTCCCGTCAGCAGGATGCCGACGACCCCGGGCGTCGAGCAAACCTCCGACACGACGACGGCCACCTCGGCAGCAGAGACTCGCGAGAAACTCAGGAAGCGGCTGCACGAGGGGAAGCTGGACGACCGGACCGTGGAGTTGGAGGTCAAGGATCGAGCCATGCCGATGGTAGAGATCTTCAGCGGCGCCGGCATGGAGGGGATGGACATCAACATGAAGGAGATGCTTGGGAACCTGCTGCCCCAGCGGACCAAGCGACGCAAGGTCAAGATCCGGGAGGCCCAGCGGATCCTCGCGCAGGAAGAGGCCGACAAGCTGATCGATGTGGACGAGGTGAGGTCGGAGGCGGTCCGCCGGGTTGAGGACTCCGGAATCGTCTTCCTGGATGAGATCGATAAGATCGCCGGTCGCGATTCGAGCCACGGTCCGGATGTCTCGCGCCAGGGCGTGCAACGCGATCTTTTACCGATCGTCGAGGGGTGTACGGTCAACACCAAGTACGGCCTGGTACGGACCGATCACATCCTGTTTATCGCGGCCGGCGCGTTCCATGTCGCCAAGCCGTCGGACCTGATTCCGGAGCTGCAGGGACGCTTCCCGTTGCGCGTCGAGTTGGCCAGCCTCACGCAGGACGACTTTGTCAGAATCCTCACAGAGCCGCAGAATGCCCTGATCAGGCAGTATACCGCCCTTCTGGCGACAGAGGAGGTCAAGTTGGACTTTACGGACGATGCTGTGCGGGAACTCGCCTCTACCGCCAGCGCCGTCAATCAGGCGACTGAGAATATCGGCGCCCGCCGTCTTTACACCATTCTGGAGCGGCTGCTGGACGAGATCTCGTTTGAGGCGCCCGCCATGCACGGGGCCCAGGTCACAATCAACGCCGCATATGTTCGGGAGCGGCTTCAGGAGATCGTCAAGAGCGAGGACCTGAGCCGCTACATTTTGTGATGCAGCGATCAGACAGAATATTGCCATACATTGCGTGGTAGGCCGCAACCATAGACGTCATTCCCGCGAAAGCGGGAATCCAGAAAGGCACTGGATTCCGGATCAAGCCCGGAATGACGAACTGCCTGAGACTTATGTAGGCATACACAGCAACGGAGAAGATGGTGGGGCAGCGGAAGACGTTAGCGGTCCAGCACGGGATCGACAAGGCGAAGGTCCTGATCGAGGCGCTGCCGTATATCAAGACATTTGCCGGTAAGACGGTTGTGATCAAATATGGCGGTGCGGCGATGACGGATGAGGCGCTCAAGCGGTCGGTAGCGCTGGACGTCATTCTCATGCGGTACGTCGGGATGCAACCGGTTGTCGTCCACGGCGGTGGCCCTGAGATCACAAAGGCGATGGAGCAAGCGGGCCTGAAGCCCACCTTTATCTCCGGATTCCGCGTCACCGACCGGGAGACGATGAAGATCGTTGAGATGGTGATGGTGGGCCAGGTTAACCAGGAGCTGGTGGCGCTTATCAACAGCAGCGGTGGGTCGGCCGTCGGCCTCTCAGGCAAGGATGGCGGGTTGATCCGGGCAAAGAAGGCCGGTCCGGCGGTGGCTGCGAAGTCCCCAGCAGGTGCCGCCAAGCCGCAGGTCGATCTGGGGTTCGTCGGCGAGATAGTTGCTGTTGATGAACGGGTTCTACTCGCCCTGGAGCGCGACGGGTTCACGCCGGTGGTAGCGCCGACCGGCGTTGATGAGGCCGGCGTAACGTACAACATTAATGCCGATCTGGCGGCCGGCGCGATCGCATCAGCCCTGCAAGCGGAAAAGCTCATCTTTCTGACCGACACCGATGGTATTCTGGACAAGGATGACGTCCTTATTCCCACGCTGAACAGGCAAAAGGTAGAACAGCTTATCGCCGATGGCGTCATCTCGGGAGGGATGCTGCCGAAGGTTCGGGCCTGTCTCACCGCGCTGGACAAGGGGGTTGAGAAGACGCACATCGTCAACGGCACCATCCCCCATGCCCTTCTGCTGGAGTTCTTCACGTCAGAAGGGGTCGGCACGGAGATTGTTACGTAGATGTCAGCGACCGATGAATTGATGGCGCAGACGGCTCGCTACCTGGCTAACACCTATGCCCGATTCCCGGTAGCGCTGGTGAAGGGCAGCGGTGTACGGGTCTGGGATGCCGAGGGCAAGACCTACCTCGACTTCGCCGCTGGTATCGCCGTAGACGTCCTGGGCCACTGCCACCCGAAGGTGGTGGAGGCCATCAGGTTGCAGGCCGAGACGCTGCTGCACGTCTCGAACCTCTACTATATTGAGCCGCAGATTCGGTTGGCGCGCGCGTTGAGCGAACAGTCGTTTGGCGGTAAGGTATTCTTCTGCAACAGCGGGGCGGAGGCGAATGAGGCGGCCATTAAGCTGGCTCGCCGCTATGCCAAGACGCGGTGGAGCTCCGACCGATATGAAATCGTCTGCATGCGGGACTCGTTCCACGGTCGGACGATGGCTACCGTGACCGCTACCGGTCAGCCGAAGTACAGTCAGGGCTTTGAGCCGCTCGTCCCGGGCTTCAAGCATATCCCGTTCAACGATTTGGCGGCGGCAGAGCGGGCGATCGACTCTCGGACCTGTGCCGTGCTGGTAGAGCCGATCCAGGGCGAGGGGGGCGTGAGGCTTCCGGACGATGACTACCTGCCGAGCCTTCGACATCTTTGTTCGGAGCGAGAGGTTCTTCTGATGCTGGATGAGGTCCAGACGGGGATGGGGCGGACCGGGCGTCTCTTCGCCTATGAGCACTGGGGCATCCAACCCGACATCGCCACGCTTGCTAAGGGGCTGGGCGGAGGGTTGCCGATAGGCGCCATGATTGCGACGGAAGCCGTAGCTGAATCCTTTGTGCCGGGCAGCCATGCGTCGACTTTCGGCGGAAACCCATTCGTGACCACCGTAGCCATGGCGGTCCTGACGGAGATTCTCGACGCACGGTTAGCGGAGCACGTGGCGAAGATCGGCGCCTATTTCCTCGAACGTCTGCAGCAACTGGCCATGCGATACCCCTTCGTGAAAGAGACGCGCGGCAAGGGGCTGATGCTTGCCCTGGAGCTGACGGTACCGGCCAGACCGATTGTCGAGCGCTGCCTCGAGCGCGGCTTGCTTATCCTGACCGCAGGCGACCAGGTCTTGCGTTTCGTGCCGCCGCTCATCATCGGCGAGCCTGAGGTAGATGAGGCCATACGCATTCTCGATCTGGTTCTGACGGAGAAATCGTCATGAAAAAGGATCTTCTGTCGATCAGTGATCTGACGGCCTCCGAGATCGACTCACTGTTTGCCCTGACGGCCGACCTGAAAGCACAGCAGCGCAAAGGGATCGCCCATCCGCTGTTGCTCGGCAAGACACTGGGGATGATCTTCGAGAAGCCGTCGCTCAGGACCCGAGTGACCTTTGATGTCGGCATGACCCAGTTGGGCGGCCGCGCCATCTATTTGGCTCCCGCTGATATCCAGCTTGGGGTACGGGAAACCGTCAAGGATGTCGCGAAGAATCTCGAACGATGGGTTGATGGGATTGTGGCGCGGACCTTCACCCACCGGACCCTGGAGGAGCTGGCCCACCATGCGGCAATTCCGATCATTAACGGGCTGAGCGACCTGACCCACCCATGCCAGATTCTTGCGGATCTTTTTACCCTTCAGGAAAAGTGCGGTACGCTGCGCGGCGTGAAGGTCGCCTATATCGGTGACGGCAACAACGTCTGTCATTCATGGCTGTACGGTGCGGCGAGAACCGGAATCGAGCTTCACGTGGCCTGTCCGAAAGGGTACGAGCCCGACGTTGACGTCGTGGCTGCCTCCCGCCGGGAGACCGAAGCGTCCGGTGGACGCATTGTGTTGCTGAACGATGCGAGGGCTGCAGCGGAAGGAGCCGATGTTCTGTACACCGATGTCTGGACCAGCATGGGCCAGGAGGCAGAGGCGGCGACGCGGCGGCACGACTTTCAAGGGTTTCAGGTTGATGCGGCGCTGGTTCGACTGGCCAAACCCGACGTCCTGGTCATGCACTGCCTGCCGGCCCACCGCGGCGAAGAGATTACCGACGAGGTCCTCGATGGCCCGCATTCGATCGTCTATGACGAGGCCGAGAACCGCCTCCACGTTCAGAAGGCGATCCTGGTAACGCTCCTGGGACATCGGTCAGCGGGATGAGGGGAGGGAAGCTTCCCTTCCGAAGGAAACCTGGTCGCTGAACCTACCGCGTCTCCTCCCTTTCCAGAATCATCGCGATCAACTGTGCAACCAATCTTCTCTGTTCAGCGAATATCTTGACGGCCTGCCAGCGAAAGTTGAGGTATCGGTGGGCAAGACGATTCCGTTGAATAGCCAGCCTGGACAGGCTTTCTTGGTCCTCCTCTGAGAGGCCAAAGAAGCTGCCGCACTTCTTTACGGCATCTGCATAACTGTCGACGGAGACGCCTTCTTCGGCTAGTACCGTTCCACACACCTCGATCATGGCGGTCAGAATATTTTCGACCGTCCTATCCATCAGCTTCTGCAGCTTCTTATCGTCGTAATAGGCTTTCCAGGTTGTATTAGCGTAGTCGGTTTCGAATTCCTTGAGTTCTTCAGATATGAACCGAAGAGACTCAAGAATCCTGCCTTTTGCGTAGCGGTATTCAGGCACGCTGTAACGCCTCCAGATTGCGCTTTGTAATAGTAAGCTGCCAATCGCGCCCAAATAGACTGAAATCTTCCATCTGAGAAACGGCTTCGTTTTTCAGATCAACGTATTGATTAAAGTCTCTAAAAAATACTGGGATACCTGAAACGATCGCGTTGTAACACAGCATCGGCTTGGCAAACGTCAGATCGATTGCAATGACATTGACCTCTGAACGAAGCTCCCCGGACAGTCGTAACGAAATATCGGTGATATGCTCGAACATTTCTTCTTCACGAGAATGTTGTTGTGAAAAA
The sequence above is a segment of the Candidatus Methylomirabilota bacterium genome. Coding sequences within it:
- the hslU gene encoding ATP-dependent protease ATPase subunit HslU, whose translation is MEQLTPRQIVAELDKYIIGQREAKRAVAIALRNRWRRQKLPAELRDEVAPKNIIMIGPTGVGKTEIARRLAKLVDAPFIKVEASKYTEVGYVGRDVESMVRDLTELAVSMVKEEKTKTVQERARELAEERLLDLLFPVSRMPTTPGVEQTSDTTTATSAAETREKLRKRLHEGKLDDRTVELEVKDRAMPMVEIFSGAGMEGMDINMKEMLGNLLPQRTKRRKVKIREAQRILAQEEADKLIDVDEVRSEAVRRVEDSGIVFLDEIDKIAGRDSSHGPDVSRQGVQRDLLPIVEGCTVNTKYGLVRTDHILFIAAGAFHVAKPSDLIPELQGRFPLRVELASLTQDDFVRILTEPQNALIRQYTALLATEEVKLDFTDDAVRELASTASAVNQATENIGARRLYTILERLLDEISFEAPAMHGAQVTINAAYVRERLQEIVKSEDLSRYIL
- the argB gene encoding acetylglutamate kinase yields the protein MVGQRKTLAVQHGIDKAKVLIEALPYIKTFAGKTVVIKYGGAAMTDEALKRSVALDVILMRYVGMQPVVVHGGGPEITKAMEQAGLKPTFISGFRVTDRETMKIVEMVMVGQVNQELVALINSSGGSAVGLSGKDGGLIRAKKAGPAVAAKSPAGAAKPQVDLGFVGEIVAVDERVLLALERDGFTPVVAPTGVDEAGVTYNINADLAAGAIASALQAEKLIFLTDTDGILDKDDVLIPTLNRQKVEQLIADGVISGGMLPKVRACLTALDKGVEKTHIVNGTIPHALLLEFFTSEGVGTEIVT
- a CDS encoding acetylornithine transaminase, encoding MSATDELMAQTARYLANTYARFPVALVKGSGVRVWDAEGKTYLDFAAGIAVDVLGHCHPKVVEAIRLQAETLLHVSNLYYIEPQIRLARALSEQSFGGKVFFCNSGAEANEAAIKLARRYAKTRWSSDRYEIVCMRDSFHGRTMATVTATGQPKYSQGFEPLVPGFKHIPFNDLAAAERAIDSRTCAVLVEPIQGEGGVRLPDDDYLPSLRHLCSEREVLLMLDEVQTGMGRTGRLFAYEHWGIQPDIATLAKGLGGGLPIGAMIATEAVAESFVPGSHASTFGGNPFVTTVAMAVLTEILDARLAEHVAKIGAYFLERLQQLAMRYPFVKETRGKGLMLALELTVPARPIVERCLERGLLILTAGDQVLRFVPPLIIGEPEVDEAIRILDLVLTEKSS
- the argF gene encoding ornithine carbamoyltransferase, with protein sequence MKKDLLSISDLTASEIDSLFALTADLKAQQRKGIAHPLLLGKTLGMIFEKPSLRTRVTFDVGMTQLGGRAIYLAPADIQLGVRETVKDVAKNLERWVDGIVARTFTHRTLEELAHHAAIPIINGLSDLTHPCQILADLFTLQEKCGTLRGVKVAYIGDGNNVCHSWLYGAARTGIELHVACPKGYEPDVDVVAASRRETEASGGRIVLLNDARAAAEGADVLYTDVWTSMGQEAEAATRRHDFQGFQVDAALVRLAKPDVLVMHCLPAHRGEEITDEVLDGPHSIVYDEAENRLHVQKAILVTLLGHRSAG
- a CDS encoding DUF86 domain-containing protein; protein product: MPEYRYAKGRILESLRFISEELKEFETDYANTTWKAYYDDKKLQKLMDRTVENILTAMIEVCGTVLAEEGVSVDSYADAVKKCGSFFGLSEEDQESLSRLAIQRNRLAHRYLNFRWQAVKIFAEQRRLVAQLIAMILEREETR
- a CDS encoding nucleotidyltransferase domain-containing protein, coding for MELRRGIISHLENFFRNNAGRYGIDMAFLYGSWAKGSPGRDSDVDIAVVFSQQHSREEEMFEHITDISLRLSGELRSEVNVIAIDLTFAKPMLCYNAIVSGIPVFFRDFNQYVDLKNEAVSQMEDFSLFGRDWQLTITKRNLEALQRA